The Streptomyces sp. HUAS CB01 genome has a segment encoding these proteins:
- a CDS encoding SDR family oxidoreductase — MSAERRSAVVTGAGSGIGRSVALAFAGAGWSLALAGRRADALEETASLAGGADVLCVPTDITSPDAVTALFAAARERFGRVDLLFNNAGTFGPGGVHLEDLPHEAWRHVVDVNLTGSFLCAQAAFRVMKDQDPQGGRIINNGSISAHAPRPHSVAYTATKHAVTGLTKSLSLDGRPYRIACGQIDIGNAATEMTARMETGALQADGRTAPEPVMNVDDVARTVLHMAELPLEANVQFATVMSTTMPYIGRG; from the coding sequence ATGAGCGCAGAACGGAGAAGTGCGGTGGTCACGGGCGCCGGCTCGGGCATCGGACGCAGCGTCGCGCTGGCGTTCGCGGGCGCCGGCTGGTCGCTGGCGCTGGCGGGCCGGCGGGCGGACGCGCTGGAGGAGACGGCTTCACTGGCGGGCGGGGCGGACGTCCTCTGCGTCCCGACGGACATCACGTCCCCGGACGCCGTCACGGCGCTGTTCGCGGCGGCGCGCGAGCGGTTCGGGCGGGTGGACCTGCTGTTCAACAACGCGGGCACCTTCGGTCCCGGCGGGGTGCACCTCGAGGATCTCCCCCACGAAGCGTGGCGCCATGTCGTGGACGTCAATCTGACGGGGTCGTTCCTGTGCGCCCAGGCCGCGTTCCGGGTGATGAAGGACCAGGATCCCCAGGGCGGCCGCATCATCAACAACGGCTCCATCTCCGCACACGCGCCGCGTCCGCACTCGGTGGCGTACACGGCGACGAAGCACGCCGTGACCGGCCTCACCAAGTCCCTGTCCCTGGACGGCCGCCCCTACCGCATCGCCTGCGGCCAGATCGACATCGGCAACGCGGCCACGGAGATGACGGCCCGTATGGAGACGGGCGCCCTGCAGGCCGACGGCCGCACCGCCCCCGAACCGGTCATGAACGTGGACGACGTGGCCAGGACGGTGCTCCACATGGCGGAGCTGCCCCTGGAGGCCAACGTGCAGTTCGCGACGGTGATGTCCACGACGATGCCGTACATCGGCCGGGGCTGA
- a CDS encoding alkaline phosphatase D family protein, producing MTTAQRHSDELRAIARHMGRRRFLTATGAAAALAFAANLPAAGTAAAAELDAGKLAEDPFTLGVASGDPLPGSVLLWTRLAPRPYEPGGGLPGARVRVGWEIAHDARFTRVARRGQVTAHPEFDHSVHVDVTGLDPDRVYHYRFRAGRWISPVGRTRTAPRAGARISELKLAAVSCQAYHDGYFTAYRHLADEDLDAVFHLGDYLYEYAVNAVGGARNYTDRRLPAHFNRETVTLEDYRLRYALYRSDPDLAAAHAAHPFVVTWDDHETENNYAGETPENDVPPEEFLLRRAAAYRAYWENQPLRMPQRPAGPDMRLYRRLRFGRLAQFDVLDTRQYRSDQAYGDGWQTPGPESEDPARTMTGETQERWLLDGWRASDALWNVVPQQVTFARRRNVPTPDFKLSMDSWDGYPASRKRVLDGAEAAGIDNLVVLTGDVHVGYAFDLKKDFDDPSSRTVGTEIVATSVSSGKDGAERPANWDNLTQANPHMKFYNGRRGYVTVTLTTERARADFRTVSAVTTPGAPVTTAASFATEAGNPGLEQV from the coding sequence ATGACGACCGCACAACGCCACTCGGACGAACTCCGGGCCATCGCACGGCACATGGGCAGACGCCGCTTCCTGACCGCCACCGGAGCGGCCGCCGCGCTCGCTTTCGCCGCGAACCTGCCCGCGGCCGGCACGGCGGCCGCCGCCGAACTCGACGCCGGGAAACTCGCCGAGGACCCGTTCACCCTCGGCGTGGCGTCCGGGGACCCGCTGCCCGGCTCCGTACTGCTGTGGACCCGGCTCGCGCCGCGCCCGTACGAGCCCGGCGGCGGACTGCCCGGCGCCCGCGTCCGGGTCGGCTGGGAGATCGCGCACGACGCCCGCTTCACCCGCGTGGCGAGACGCGGACAGGTCACCGCCCACCCCGAGTTCGACCACAGCGTCCACGTCGACGTCACCGGGCTCGACCCCGACCGCGTGTACCACTACCGCTTCCGCGCGGGCCGCTGGATCAGCCCCGTCGGACGCACCCGCACCGCGCCCCGCGCCGGTGCCCGGATCTCCGAGCTGAAGCTCGCCGCCGTCTCCTGCCAGGCCTACCACGACGGGTACTTCACCGCGTACCGGCACCTCGCCGACGAGGACCTCGACGCCGTGTTCCACCTCGGCGACTACCTCTACGAGTACGCAGTCAACGCCGTCGGCGGCGCCCGCAACTACACCGACCGGCGCCTGCCCGCCCACTTCAACCGCGAGACCGTCACCCTGGAGGACTACCGGCTCCGTTACGCGCTCTACCGCAGCGACCCGGACCTCGCCGCCGCGCACGCCGCGCATCCCTTCGTCGTCACCTGGGACGACCACGAGACCGAGAACAACTACGCGGGGGAGACGCCCGAGAACGACGTCCCGCCGGAGGAGTTCCTGCTGCGCCGCGCCGCCGCGTACCGCGCCTACTGGGAGAACCAGCCGCTGCGCATGCCGCAGCGGCCGGCCGGCCCGGACATGCGGCTCTACCGCCGGCTGCGGTTCGGCCGGCTCGCCCAGTTCGACGTCCTCGACACCCGTCAGTACCGCTCCGACCAGGCGTACGGCGACGGCTGGCAGACCCCGGGGCCCGAGTCCGAGGACCCGGCGCGCACCATGACGGGCGAGACCCAGGAGCGCTGGCTGCTCGACGGCTGGCGGGCCTCGGACGCCCTGTGGAACGTCGTGCCGCAGCAGGTCACGTTCGCCCGGCGGCGCAACGTCCCCACACCCGACTTCAAGCTCTCGATGGACTCCTGGGACGGCTACCCGGCCTCCCGCAAGCGGGTCCTCGACGGCGCCGAGGCCGCCGGCATCGACAACCTCGTCGTCCTCACCGGCGACGTCCACGTCGGTTACGCGTTCGACCTGAAGAAGGACTTCGACGACCCGTCCTCGCGGACCGTAGGCACGGAGATCGTCGCCACGTCCGTCAGCAGCGGCAAGGACGGCGCGGAGAGGCCCGCCAACTGGGACAACCTCACACAGGCCAATCCGCACATGAAGTTCTACAACGGCCGCCGCGGCTATGTGACGGTCACGCTCACCACCGAGCGGGCCCGCGCCGACTTCCGTACGGTCTCCGCGGTCACGACCCCGGGCGCGCCGGTCACCACCGCCGCGTCCTTCGCCACCGAGGCGGGCAACCCGGGCCTCGAGCAGGTGTGA
- a CDS encoding PhzF family phenazine biosynthesis protein, which produces MSTDARPDVLRYTAFSTDPAGGNPAGIVLDASALTDADMLAVAAELGYSESAFLLPRGERAFAVRYFSPKAEVPFCGHATVAAAIALAERIGPGELEFATRAGTVPVEVAERDGTLRATLTSVEPSVAGIADDDLAEALAALDWTGAGDLDPAFPPRVAFAGARHLVLAAATRERLADLAYDVDRLEALMLRLDLTTVQLVWRESATVFHVRDPFPVGGVVEDPATGAAAAAFGAYARELGLVPEDAVLTLHQGEDLGRPGELTVTLHPGDPRVRVSGAGTRIG; this is translated from the coding sequence ATGAGCACCGACGCGCGCCCCGACGTCCTCCGGTACACGGCGTTCTCCACCGACCCCGCCGGCGGCAACCCCGCGGGCATCGTCCTCGACGCCTCCGCCCTCACCGACGCCGACATGCTCGCCGTCGCCGCCGAGCTGGGGTACTCCGAGTCCGCGTTCCTCCTCCCACGGGGCGAGCGGGCCTTCGCCGTCCGCTACTTCAGCCCCAAGGCCGAGGTCCCGTTCTGCGGGCACGCGACCGTCGCCGCCGCCATCGCGCTCGCGGAGCGCATCGGGCCCGGAGAGCTGGAGTTCGCGACGCGCGCCGGGACCGTCCCGGTGGAGGTCGCCGAGCGGGACGGCACGCTCCGGGCCACGCTCACCAGCGTCGAGCCGAGCGTCGCGGGGATCGCGGACGACGACCTCGCCGAGGCGCTCGCCGCGCTCGACTGGACCGGCGCCGGGGACCTGGATCCGGCCTTCCCTCCCCGTGTCGCCTTCGCCGGCGCCCGGCACCTCGTCCTCGCCGCCGCGACCCGCGAGCGTCTGGCGGACCTCGCGTACGACGTCGACCGCCTCGAGGCCCTGATGCTCCGGCTGGACCTCACCACGGTCCAGCTGGTGTGGCGGGAGTCGGCGACCGTGTTCCACGTGCGCGACCCGTTCCCGGTCGGCGGAGTCGTGGAGGACCCGGCCACGGGCGCGGCGGCCGCCGCCTTCGGTGCGTACGCCCGCGAGCTGGGTCTGGTGCCCGAGGACGCGGTGCTCACCCTGCACCAGGGCGAGGACCTCGGGCGGCCGGGCGAGCTGACCGTGACGCTGCACCCGGGCGACCCCAGGGTGCGGGTGAGCGGCGCGGGCACCCGCATCGGCTGA
- a CDS encoding nuclear transport factor 2 family protein has protein sequence MTVRPDQLSDPAVRAFVEAVNAGDRTAFDAALAPGATMSDDGSDRDLADWSDREIFATRGHMDVESEADGGRSLVVRYRNDAWGEMRTAWRFSVEDGRIARFDTGQA, from the coding sequence ATGACCGTCCGCCCCGATCAGCTGAGCGACCCCGCCGTGCGCGCCTTCGTCGAGGCGGTCAACGCGGGTGACCGCACCGCCTTCGACGCCGCACTGGCCCCGGGCGCCACCATGTCCGACGACGGCTCGGACCGGGACCTCGCCGACTGGTCCGACCGGGAGATCTTCGCGACGCGCGGCCACATGGACGTCGAGTCGGAGGCCGACGGTGGGCGATCGCTCGTGGTCCGCTACCGCAACGACGCGTGGGGCGAGATGCGGACGGCGTGGCGGTTCAGCGTCGAGGACGGGAGGATCGCGCGCTTCGACACCGGCCAGGCGTGA
- a CDS encoding glycoside hydrolase family 15 protein yields MAAEVPTYEVTGGAGAPGGAGTPRYLPISEHGLIGDLRSAALVGTNGTIDWYCCGRFDAPSVFASILDAEKGGSFELAPDVPARTKQFYFPDTNVLITRFFAEDGVGEIQDFMPIADDSREADRHRLIRRVLCVRGSLPFRALVAPRFDYGSQPHSVRMEGDYPVFASPALSLSLTSSVPVETDGRDVWSLFKLHEGETAVFALDRLGSGAFPQACPTTTAEEAFQATVRYWRRWLSKSRYRGRWREMVHRSALTLKLLTYAPTGAIVAAPTTSLPEQIGGERNWDYRYVWIRDAAFCVYAMLRLGFTDEAQAFMRFLTENVCISYGDEGPLQIMYGVDGRRELPERELPHLEGYLGSSPVRVGNDAVDQLQLDIYGALIDSIYLYDKWGEPISSEQWDHVCRIVEWVCENWDQPDEGIWETRGGRKNFLYSRLMCWVAIERAMRIARRRGLPADMVRWGGVRDAIYRRIMSRGWSAERNAFVQHEDDSVLDAALLMMPLAKFISPTDPKWLLTLDALGDELVSDSLVYRYDPQASPDGMRGEEGTFSICSFWYVEALARAGRPDEARLAFEKMLTYANHLGLYAEEIGHTGEQNGNFPQAFTHLSLISAAFILDRALG; encoded by the coding sequence GTGGCTGCTGAGGTTCCGACGTACGAGGTCACTGGTGGAGCGGGCGCTCCCGGCGGCGCCGGCACCCCCCGCTATCTGCCCATCTCCGAACACGGGCTGATCGGCGACCTGCGCAGCGCCGCCCTCGTCGGGACGAACGGCACCATCGACTGGTACTGCTGCGGCCGCTTCGACGCGCCCAGCGTCTTCGCGTCGATCCTCGACGCCGAGAAGGGCGGCTCCTTCGAGCTGGCGCCGGACGTGCCGGCCCGGACGAAGCAGTTCTACTTCCCCGACACCAACGTGCTCATCACGCGCTTCTTCGCGGAGGACGGCGTCGGCGAGATCCAGGACTTCATGCCCATCGCCGACGACTCCCGCGAGGCCGACCGGCACCGGCTGATCCGGCGGGTGTTGTGCGTCCGCGGCTCCCTCCCCTTCCGGGCCCTCGTCGCACCGCGCTTCGACTACGGATCCCAGCCGCACAGCGTCCGCATGGAGGGCGACTACCCGGTCTTCGCGTCACCCGCGCTGAGCCTCTCGCTGACCTCCAGCGTGCCGGTCGAGACCGACGGCCGCGACGTGTGGTCGCTGTTCAAGCTGCACGAGGGGGAGACCGCCGTCTTCGCGCTCGACCGGCTGGGCAGCGGCGCGTTCCCTCAGGCGTGCCCCACCACCACGGCCGAGGAGGCGTTCCAGGCGACGGTGCGCTACTGGCGGCGGTGGCTCTCCAAGTCGCGCTACCGCGGGCGCTGGCGCGAGATGGTGCACCGCTCCGCCCTGACGCTCAAGCTGCTCACCTACGCCCCCACCGGCGCGATCGTGGCAGCACCCACGACGAGCCTGCCCGAGCAGATCGGCGGGGAGCGCAACTGGGACTACCGCTACGTCTGGATCCGCGACGCCGCCTTCTGCGTCTACGCCATGCTCCGGCTGGGCTTCACGGACGAGGCCCAGGCATTCATGCGGTTCCTGACGGAGAACGTCTGCATCTCGTACGGCGACGAAGGCCCCTTGCAGATCATGTACGGAGTCGACGGCCGCCGTGAGCTGCCGGAACGCGAACTGCCGCATCTGGAGGGCTATCTGGGCTCTTCCCCCGTCCGTGTCGGCAACGACGCGGTGGACCAGTTGCAACTCGACATCTACGGCGCGCTCATCGACTCGATCTACCTCTACGACAAGTGGGGCGAGCCGATCTCCAGCGAGCAGTGGGACCACGTCTGCCGCATCGTCGAGTGGGTCTGCGAGAACTGGGACCAGCCCGACGAGGGGATATGGGAGACCCGTGGCGGACGCAAGAACTTCCTGTACTCCCGGCTGATGTGCTGGGTGGCGATCGAGCGCGCCATGCGCATCGCGCGGCGCCGCGGACTGCCCGCCGACATGGTGCGCTGGGGCGGCGTGCGCGACGCGATCTACCGGCGGATCATGAGTCGCGGCTGGTCGGCCGAGCGCAACGCCTTCGTGCAGCACGAGGACGACAGCGTCCTCGACGCCGCCCTGCTGATGATGCCGCTGGCCAAGTTCATCTCCCCGACCGACCCGAAGTGGCTCCTGACCCTCGACGCGCTCGGCGACGAACTGGTCTCGGACTCCCTGGTCTACCGCTACGACCCGCAGGCCAGCCCGGACGGGATGCGCGGCGAGGAGGGCACGTTCTCGATCTGCTCGTTCTGGTACGTCGAGGCCCTGGCCCGCGCCGGCCGCCCGGACGAGGCGAGGCTGGCGTTCGAGAAGATGCTCACGTACGCCAACCATCTCGGCCTGTACGCGGAGGAGATCGGGCACACGGGCGAGCAGAACGGCAACTTCCCGCAGGCGTTCACCCATCTGTCCCTGATCAGCGCGGCCTTCATCCTGGACCGCGCGCTGGGCTGA